From a single Apium graveolens cultivar Ventura chromosome 2, ASM990537v1, whole genome shotgun sequence genomic region:
- the LOC141693646 gene encoding uncharacterized protein LOC141693646: protein MDQYLARTQELLKKFPSWRLTNVDREENWWADSLSKLASSDLPVNLDLIYVDILMALAIDELSVNQIQNSLDWRKPLLDYIIDNKLPEGKNEARSLIFKKKDYCVIGSPLYQRALSEPLIRCLTSEEAHQVMVEVHIGICGEHLRGKNLALKIIRQGVYWPII, encoded by the coding sequence ATGGATCAATACCTTGCACGGACGCAAGAGCTACTAAAAAAATTCCCTTCATGGAGACTAACGAATGTTGATAGAGAGGAAAACTGGTGGGCAGATTCCCTTTCCAAGTTAGCATCCTCCGATTTACCTGTTAATCTCGATCTAATATATGTCGACATCCTAATGGCCCTTGCCATCGATGAACTATCTGTTAATCAAATTCAGAATAGCCTCGACTGGCGAAAACCACTCCTTGACTATATCATCGACAATAAACTCCCTGAGGGAAAGAACGAGGCCCGTTCGCTAATATTTAAGAAAAAAGACTACTGTGTTATCGGCTCACCATTGTATCAACGTGCTTTATCTGAACCACTGATCCGTTGTTTGACCTCGGAAGAAGCCCATCAAGTGATGGTCGAGGTACACATTGGCATCTGCGGTGAACACCTCAGAGGAAAAAACCTGGCTCTCAAAATCATTAGACAGGGAGTATACTGGCCCATAATATGA